The region GTAAAATGCCTGCCGGTAAAGAAATTCCCATACATGATACACTATTACATCAACGAAGAATCAAAAACTGTTGTGATAATGGGTGTAATTAATACCTATTTGAATCCCTCCATATGGGAAAAACGTACAGGAAAAATTAATTAATTTCCGTACCTCTGTTGACATTGCCAGGCGTATGGCCGATGCCTTTGAAGCACCACCGGATTACCTGGAGGGGGTTGCGGAAAAGCAAATCAACAAAGAGATGCTCAACCGCATTGAGGAAGTAGATAAAATGAAGCCGGAAGAAAAAAAGATGATTTACACCTTTCTGGATGCGTTTATTACTAAAACTAAGTTGCAG is a window of Chitinophagaceae bacterium DNA encoding:
- a CDS encoding XRE family transcriptional regulator, translating into MADAFEAPPDYLEGVAEKQINKEMLNRIEEVDKMKPEEKKMIYTFLDAFITKTKLQ